In one Ornithodoros turicata isolate Travis unplaced genomic scaffold, ASM3712646v1 Chromosome104, whole genome shotgun sequence genomic region, the following are encoded:
- the LOC135371348 gene encoding zinc finger protein 271-like isoform X2, whose translation MQFSLEFRNQPVRVKSEPPDVACLPQQGQVHQQHCSEHPSGGDAYGVTAGTCPIKEEPREESSNEDPIIEVKTEAYNVPVLAEEEQMGCDPTSEGATVGMCDIKEEPREESSQEDPNIEVKTEAYNVVPLGGQEPMRHRCDTTSEATLGMCHIKEEHQENSSNEHQIVQVKTEPYNVALLAEKDQMGHSCLSASEGARGSTGLLHINDQPRGTCDQASSGCTSSEAQFNISTITVEAQFDNTSPVTMDSPPMEQPRDQSKPCALACTSKDSQRRHMLAQCHNKSEKCPATPSRDQMGEEGFRYDICPSVFLPSGSDTSHVSKRTDEESCKSDHCPAQFHQRRSLRCHMQTHMNQQLYKNDTCPAKFSRIVHRRLRKRAHTREKLYKCDACPAEFSRTWHLQRHKRTHRGEKPNKCDLCPAEFSQSKSLLDHKLTHMGEKTQKSNVCPAEFGRRRSFQKHKWTHTSKKPYKCDACPAKFSHNEHLQRHKRTHTGEKPYKCDACPAAFSERGNLQQHKRTHTGEKPYKCDVCQAKFSQSGHLQRHKQTHKGEKPYKCDLCPAGFSKSKSLSDHKLTHTGEKPYKCDACPAKFSRNEHLQRHKQTHTGEKPYKCDACQAEFSERVNLQHHKQTHTGEKPYKCDVCPAKFSQSGHLQRHKRTHRSEKPYKCDLCPAGFSQSKSLSYHKLTHTGKKTYKCSVCSAEFGHRGNLQQHKLTHTGEKPYKCDVCPAKFSQSGHLQRHKQTHRSEKPYKCDLCPAGFSQSKSLSYHKLTHTGKKTSKCSVSSAEFGQRGNLQQHKLTHTGEKPYKCDACPAKFSHNEHLQRHKRTHTGEKPYKCDACPAAFSERGNLQQHKRTHTGEKPYKCDVCPAKFSQSGHLQRHKRTHRGEKSYKCDLCPAGFSQSKSLSYHKLTHTGKKTSKCNLCPAEFGQRGNLQQHKLTHTGEKPYKCDACPAKFSQSGHLQRHKRTHRGEKPCKCDLCPAEFNQSKSLSDHKLTHTGEKTYKCNLCPAEFGQRGNLQQHKRTHTGEKTYQCDACPAEFSQNGQLQRHKRTHTGEKPYRCGACPAEYSERRSLQQHKRTHMGVKPYKCDARRADLCLRRNLRQRKRTHTGEMLYMCDVCPGNFSLSRNLRQHKQANTGEKP comes from the exons GAGTGACAGCTGGGACGTGTCCTATTAAGGAAGAACCTCGAGAGGAATCTTCAAATGAAGATCCAatcatagaagtgaaaacagaggCTTACAATGTTCCAGTCTTGGCAGAAGAGGAACAGATGGGCTGTGACCCAACATcagaag GAGCAACAGTTGGTATGTGTGACATTAAAGAAGAACCTCGAGAGGAATCTTCACAGGAAGATCCAAacatagaagtgaaaacagaggCTTACAATGTTGTGCCTTTGGGAGGACAGGAACCAATGAGACATAGATGCGACACAACATCAGAAG CAACACTTGGGATGTGTCACATTAAAGAGGAACATCAAGAGAACTCTTCGAATGAACATCAAATTGTACAAGTGAAGACAGAGCCTTACAATGTTGCACTCTTGGCAGAGAAGGACCAGATGGGACACAGCTGTCTGTCAGCATCAGAGG GAGCAAGAGGAAGCACTGGTTTGCTCCACATTAACGACCAGCCCAGAGGCACTTGTGATCAAGCATCTTCTGGTTGCACTTCTTCAGAGGCACAGTTCAATATCAGCACAATAACCGTTGAAGCGCAGTTCGACAACACTTCACCAGTCACTATGGACAGTCCTCCCATGGAGCAACCTCGAGACCAGAGCAAGCCATGTGCACTTGCGTGCACGTCGAAAGACAGCCAGAGACGTCACATGCTTGCACAGTGTCACAATAAGTCTGAAAAGTGTCCAGCTACTCCATCGAGGGATCAGATGGGAGAGGAGGGTTTTAGGTACGACATCTGTCCCTCTGTATTCTTGCCGTCTGGCAGTGACACGAGTCACGTGTCAAAGCGTACTGACGAGGAGTCATGCAAGTCCGACCACTGTCCTGCACAGTTCCACCAGAGGAGGAGTCTGCGGTGTCACATGCAAACGCACATGAACCAGCAGTTGTACAAGAATGATACCTGCCCTGCGAAGTTCAGCCGTATTGTGCACCGGCGGCTTCGCAAGCGAGCACACACTCGAGAAAAACTATACAAGTGTGATGCCTGCCCGGCAGAGTTCAGCCGGACCTGgcacctacagcgtcacaagcggacacacaggGGTGAGAAACCGaataagtgcgatctctgtcccgctgagttcagccagagcaagaGCCTGTTGGATCACAAACTGACGCACATGGGCGAGAAAACACAGAAGTCCAATGTTTGCCCTGCGGAGTTCGGTCGGAGAAGGAGCTTTCAGAAgcacaagtggacacacacgAGCAAGAAGCCATATAAGTGCGATGCCTGCCCAGCGAAGTTCAGCCATAACGAACATCTccagcgtcacaagcggacacacaccggcgagaaaccatacaagtgcgatgcctgCCCAGCAGCGTTCAGTGAgagagggaacctacagcagcacaagcggacccacacgggcgagaagccatacaagtgcgatgtctgccaagcgaagttcagccagagcgggcacctacagcgtcacaagcagacacacaaaGGCGAGAAACCAtataagtgcgatctctgtcctgctgggTTCAGCAAGAGCAAGAGCCTGTCAGATCACAAACTgacgcacacgggcgagaagccatacaagtgcgatgcctgCCCAGCGAAGTTCAGCCGTAACGAACACCTCCAgcgtcacaagcagacacacaccggcgagaaaccatacaagtgtgatgccTGCCAAGCGGAGTTCAGTGAGAGAgtgaacctacagcaccacaagcagacacacacgggcgagaagccatacaagtgcgatgtctgcccagcgaagttcagccagagcgggcacctacagcgtcacaagcggacacacaggagcgagaagccgtacaagtgcgatctctgtcctgctgggTTCAGCCAGAGCAAGAGCCTGTCGTATCACAAACTGACGCACACAGGCAAGAAAACATACAAGTGCAGTGTTTGTTCTGCAGAGTTCGGTCATAGAGGGAACTTACAGCAGCACAAactgacacacacgggcgagaagccatacaagtgcgatgtctgcccagcgaagttcagccagagcgggcacctacagcgtcacaagcagacacacaggagcgagaagccgtacaagtgcgatctctgtcctgctgggTTCAGCCAGAGCAAGAGCCTGTCGTATCACAAACTGACGCACACAGGCAAGAAAACATCCAAGTGCAGTGTTTCTTCTGCGGAGTTCGGTCAGAGAGGGAacttacagcagcacaagctgacacacacgggcgagaagccatacaagtgcgatgcctgCCCAGCGAAGTTCAGCCATAACGAGCATCTccagcgtcacaagcggacacacaccggcgagaaaccatacaagtgcgatgcctgCCCAGCGGCGTTCAGTGAGAGAGGGAACctgcagcagcacaagcggacacacacgggcgagaagccatacaagtgtgatgtctgcccagcgaaattcagccagagcgggcacctccagcgtcacaagcggacacacaggGGCGAGAAAtcgtacaagtgcgatctctgtcctgctgggTTCAGCCAGAGCAAGAGCCTGTCGTATCACAAACTGACACACACAGGCAAGAAAACATCCAAGTGCAATCTTTGCCCTGCAGAATTCGGGCAGAGAGGGAacttacagcagcacaagctgacacacaccggcgagaaaccatacaagtgcgatgcctgcccagcaaagttcagccagagcgggcacctacagcgtcacaagcggacacacaggGGCGAGAAACCGtgcaagtgcgatctctgtcctgctgaGTTCAACCAGAGCAAGAGCCTGTCGGATCACAAACTgacgcacacgggcgagaaaACATACAAGTGCAATCTTTGCCCTGCGGAATTCGGGCAGAGAGGGAacttacagcagcacaagcggacacataCGGGCGAGAAGACATACCAGTGCGATGCATGCCcggcggagttcagccagaacgGACAGCTCCAGCGtcacaagcgaacacacacCGGCGAGAAACCATACAGGTGTGGTGCTTGCCCAGCGGAGTACAGTGAGAGAAGGAGCctgcagcagcacaagcggacacacatgggtgtgaagccatacaagtgcgatgcccGCCGTGCTGACCTCTGCCTGAGGAGGAACCTACGGCAGCgtaagcggacacacacgggcgagatgCTATACatgtgtgatgtctgccctggtAATTTCAGCCTGAGCAGGAACCTACGGCAGCACAAGCAGGCaaacacgggcgagaagccataa
- the LOC135371348 gene encoding zinc finger protein 271-like isoform X3: protein MGRKCDSTSEGVTAGTCPIKEEPREESSNEDPIIEVKTEAYNVPVLAEEEQMGCDPTSEGATVGMCDIKEEPREESSQEDPNIEVKTEAYNVVPLGGQEPMRHRCDTTSEAATLGMCHIKEEHQENSSNEHQIVQVKTEPYNVALLAEKDQMGHSCLSASEGARGSTGLLHINDQPRGTCDQASSGCTSSEAQFNISTITVEAQFDNTSPVTMDSPPMEQPRDQSKPCALACTSKDSQRRHMLAQCHNKSEKCPATPSRDQMGEEGFRYDICPSVFLPSGSDTSHVSKRTDEESCKSDHCPAQFHQRRSLRCHMQTHMNQQLYKNDTCPAKFSRIVHRRLRKRAHTREKLYKCDACPAEFSRTWHLQRHKRTHRGEKPNKCDLCPAEFSQSKSLLDHKLTHMGEKTQKSNVCPAEFGRRRSFQKHKWTHTSKKPYKCDACPAKFSHNEHLQRHKRTHTGEKPYKCDACPAAFSERGNLQQHKRTHTGEKPYKCDVCQAKFSQSGHLQRHKQTHKGEKPYKCDLCPAGFSKSKSLSDHKLTHTGEKPYKCDACPAKFSRNEHLQRHKQTHTGEKPYKCDACQAEFSERVNLQHHKQTHTGEKPYKCDVCPAKFSQSGHLQRHKRTHRSEKPYKCDLCPAGFSQSKSLSYHKLTHTGKKTYKCSVCSAEFGHRGNLQQHKLTHTGEKPYKCDVCPAKFSQSGHLQRHKQTHRSEKPYKCDLCPAGFSQSKSLSYHKLTHTGKKTSKCSVSSAEFGQRGNLQQHKLTHTGEKPYKCDACPAKFSHNEHLQRHKRTHTGEKPYKCDACPAAFSERGNLQQHKRTHTGEKPYKCDVCPAKFSQSGHLQRHKRTHRGEKSYKCDLCPAGFSQSKSLSYHKLTHTGKKTSKCNLCPAEFGQRGNLQQHKLTHTGEKPYKCDACPAKFSQSGHLQRHKRTHRGEKPCKCDLCPAEFNQSKSLSDHKLTHTGEKTYKCNLCPAEFGQRGNLQQHKRTHTGEKTYQCDACPAEFSQNGQLQRHKRTHTGEKPYRCGACPAEYSERRSLQQHKRTHMGVKPYKCDARRADLCLRRNLRQRKRTHTGEMLYMCDVCPGNFSLSRNLRQHKQANTGEKP, encoded by the exons GAGTGACAGCTGGGACGTGTCCTATTAAGGAAGAACCTCGAGAGGAATCTTCAAATGAAGATCCAatcatagaagtgaaaacagaggCTTACAATGTTCCAGTCTTGGCAGAAGAGGAACAGATGGGCTGTGACCCAACATcagaag GAGCAACAGTTGGTATGTGTGACATTAAAGAAGAACCTCGAGAGGAATCTTCACAGGAAGATCCAAacatagaagtgaaaacagaggCTTACAATGTTGTGCCTTTGGGAGGACAGGAACCAATGAGACATAGATGCGACACAACATCAGAAG cAGCAACACTTGGGATGTGTCACATTAAAGAGGAACATCAAGAGAACTCTTCGAATGAACATCAAATTGTACAAGTGAAGACAGAGCCTTACAATGTTGCACTCTTGGCAGAGAAGGACCAGATGGGACACAGCTGTCTGTCAGCATCAGAGG GAGCAAGAGGAAGCACTGGTTTGCTCCACATTAACGACCAGCCCAGAGGCACTTGTGATCAAGCATCTTCTGGTTGCACTTCTTCAGAGGCACAGTTCAATATCAGCACAATAACCGTTGAAGCGCAGTTCGACAACACTTCACCAGTCACTATGGACAGTCCTCCCATGGAGCAACCTCGAGACCAGAGCAAGCCATGTGCACTTGCGTGCACGTCGAAAGACAGCCAGAGACGTCACATGCTTGCACAGTGTCACAATAAGTCTGAAAAGTGTCCAGCTACTCCATCGAGGGATCAGATGGGAGAGGAGGGTTTTAGGTACGACATCTGTCCCTCTGTATTCTTGCCGTCTGGCAGTGACACGAGTCACGTGTCAAAGCGTACTGACGAGGAGTCATGCAAGTCCGACCACTGTCCTGCACAGTTCCACCAGAGGAGGAGTCTGCGGTGTCACATGCAAACGCACATGAACCAGCAGTTGTACAAGAATGATACCTGCCCTGCGAAGTTCAGCCGTATTGTGCACCGGCGGCTTCGCAAGCGAGCACACACTCGAGAAAAACTATACAAGTGTGATGCCTGCCCGGCAGAGTTCAGCCGGACCTGgcacctacagcgtcacaagcggacacacaggGGTGAGAAACCGaataagtgcgatctctgtcccgctgagttcagccagagcaagaGCCTGTTGGATCACAAACTGACGCACATGGGCGAGAAAACACAGAAGTCCAATGTTTGCCCTGCGGAGTTCGGTCGGAGAAGGAGCTTTCAGAAgcacaagtggacacacacgAGCAAGAAGCCATATAAGTGCGATGCCTGCCCAGCGAAGTTCAGCCATAACGAACATCTccagcgtcacaagcggacacacaccggcgagaaaccatacaagtgcgatgcctgCCCAGCAGCGTTCAGTGAgagagggaacctacagcagcacaagcggacccacacgggcgagaagccatacaagtgcgatgtctgccaagcgaagttcagccagagcgggcacctacagcgtcacaagcagacacacaaaGGCGAGAAACCAtataagtgcgatctctgtcctgctgggTTCAGCAAGAGCAAGAGCCTGTCAGATCACAAACTgacgcacacgggcgagaagccatacaagtgcgatgcctgCCCAGCGAAGTTCAGCCGTAACGAACACCTCCAgcgtcacaagcagacacacaccggcgagaaaccatacaagtgtgatgccTGCCAAGCGGAGTTCAGTGAGAGAgtgaacctacagcaccacaagcagacacacacgggcgagaagccatacaagtgcgatgtctgcccagcgaagttcagccagagcgggcacctacagcgtcacaagcggacacacaggagcgagaagccgtacaagtgcgatctctgtcctgctgggTTCAGCCAGAGCAAGAGCCTGTCGTATCACAAACTGACGCACACAGGCAAGAAAACATACAAGTGCAGTGTTTGTTCTGCAGAGTTCGGTCATAGAGGGAACTTACAGCAGCACAAactgacacacacgggcgagaagccatacaagtgcgatgtctgcccagcgaagttcagccagagcgggcacctacagcgtcacaagcagacacacaggagcgagaagccgtacaagtgcgatctctgtcctgctgggTTCAGCCAGAGCAAGAGCCTGTCGTATCACAAACTGACGCACACAGGCAAGAAAACATCCAAGTGCAGTGTTTCTTCTGCGGAGTTCGGTCAGAGAGGGAacttacagcagcacaagctgacacacacgggcgagaagccatacaagtgcgatgcctgCCCAGCGAAGTTCAGCCATAACGAGCATCTccagcgtcacaagcggacacacaccggcgagaaaccatacaagtgcgatgcctgCCCAGCGGCGTTCAGTGAGAGAGGGAACctgcagcagcacaagcggacacacacgggcgagaagccatacaagtgtgatgtctgcccagcgaaattcagccagagcgggcacctccagcgtcacaagcggacacacaggGGCGAGAAAtcgtacaagtgcgatctctgtcctgctgggTTCAGCCAGAGCAAGAGCCTGTCGTATCACAAACTGACACACACAGGCAAGAAAACATCCAAGTGCAATCTTTGCCCTGCAGAATTCGGGCAGAGAGGGAacttacagcagcacaagctgacacacaccggcgagaaaccatacaagtgcgatgcctgcccagcaaagttcagccagagcgggcacctacagcgtcacaagcggacacacaggGGCGAGAAACCGtgcaagtgcgatctctgtcctgctgaGTTCAACCAGAGCAAGAGCCTGTCGGATCACAAACTgacgcacacgggcgagaaaACATACAAGTGCAATCTTTGCCCTGCGGAATTCGGGCAGAGAGGGAacttacagcagcacaagcggacacataCGGGCGAGAAGACATACCAGTGCGATGCATGCCcggcggagttcagccagaacgGACAGCTCCAGCGtcacaagcgaacacacacCGGCGAGAAACCATACAGGTGTGGTGCTTGCCCAGCGGAGTACAGTGAGAGAAGGAGCctgcagcagcacaagcggacacacatgggtgtgaagccatacaagtgcgatgcccGCCGTGCTGACCTCTGCCTGAGGAGGAACCTACGGCAGCgtaagcggacacacacgggcgagatgCTATACatgtgtgatgtctgccctggtAATTTCAGCCTGAGCAGGAACCTACGGCAGCACAAGCAGGCaaacacgggcgagaagccataa
- the LOC135371348 gene encoding zinc finger protein 271-like isoform X4, with the protein MGRVTAGTCPIKEEPREESSNEDPIIEVKTEAYNVPVLAEEEQMGCDPTSEGATVGMCDIKEEPREESSQEDPNIEVKTEAYNVVPLGGQEPMRHRCDTTSEAATLGMCHIKEEHQENSSNEHQIVQVKTEPYNVALLAEKDQMGHSCLSASEGARGSTGLLHINDQPRGTCDQASSGCTSSEAQFNISTITVEAQFDNTSPVTMDSPPMEQPRDQSKPCALACTSKDSQRRHMLAQCHNKSEKCPATPSRDQMGEEGFRYDICPSVFLPSGSDTSHVSKRTDEESCKSDHCPAQFHQRRSLRCHMQTHMNQQLYKNDTCPAKFSRIVHRRLRKRAHTREKLYKCDACPAEFSRTWHLQRHKRTHRGEKPNKCDLCPAEFSQSKSLLDHKLTHMGEKTQKSNVCPAEFGRRRSFQKHKWTHTSKKPYKCDACPAKFSHNEHLQRHKRTHTGEKPYKCDACPAAFSERGNLQQHKRTHTGEKPYKCDVCQAKFSQSGHLQRHKQTHKGEKPYKCDLCPAGFSKSKSLSDHKLTHTGEKPYKCDACPAKFSRNEHLQRHKQTHTGEKPYKCDACQAEFSERVNLQHHKQTHTGEKPYKCDVCPAKFSQSGHLQRHKRTHRSEKPYKCDLCPAGFSQSKSLSYHKLTHTGKKTYKCSVCSAEFGHRGNLQQHKLTHTGEKPYKCDVCPAKFSQSGHLQRHKQTHRSEKPYKCDLCPAGFSQSKSLSYHKLTHTGKKTSKCSVSSAEFGQRGNLQQHKLTHTGEKPYKCDACPAKFSHNEHLQRHKRTHTGEKPYKCDACPAAFSERGNLQQHKRTHTGEKPYKCDVCPAKFSQSGHLQRHKRTHRGEKSYKCDLCPAGFSQSKSLSYHKLTHTGKKTSKCNLCPAEFGQRGNLQQHKLTHTGEKPYKCDACPAKFSQSGHLQRHKRTHRGEKPCKCDLCPAEFNQSKSLSDHKLTHTGEKTYKCNLCPAEFGQRGNLQQHKRTHTGEKTYQCDACPAEFSQNGQLQRHKRTHTGEKPYRCGACPAEYSERRSLQQHKRTHMGVKPYKCDARRADLCLRRNLRQRKRTHTGEMLYMCDVCPGNFSLSRNLRQHKQANTGEKP; encoded by the exons GAGTGACAGCTGGGACGTGTCCTATTAAGGAAGAACCTCGAGAGGAATCTTCAAATGAAGATCCAatcatagaagtgaaaacagaggCTTACAATGTTCCAGTCTTGGCAGAAGAGGAACAGATGGGCTGTGACCCAACATcagaag GAGCAACAGTTGGTATGTGTGACATTAAAGAAGAACCTCGAGAGGAATCTTCACAGGAAGATCCAAacatagaagtgaaaacagaggCTTACAATGTTGTGCCTTTGGGAGGACAGGAACCAATGAGACATAGATGCGACACAACATCAGAAG cAGCAACACTTGGGATGTGTCACATTAAAGAGGAACATCAAGAGAACTCTTCGAATGAACATCAAATTGTACAAGTGAAGACAGAGCCTTACAATGTTGCACTCTTGGCAGAGAAGGACCAGATGGGACACAGCTGTCTGTCAGCATCAGAGG GAGCAAGAGGAAGCACTGGTTTGCTCCACATTAACGACCAGCCCAGAGGCACTTGTGATCAAGCATCTTCTGGTTGCACTTCTTCAGAGGCACAGTTCAATATCAGCACAATAACCGTTGAAGCGCAGTTCGACAACACTTCACCAGTCACTATGGACAGTCCTCCCATGGAGCAACCTCGAGACCAGAGCAAGCCATGTGCACTTGCGTGCACGTCGAAAGACAGCCAGAGACGTCACATGCTTGCACAGTGTCACAATAAGTCTGAAAAGTGTCCAGCTACTCCATCGAGGGATCAGATGGGAGAGGAGGGTTTTAGGTACGACATCTGTCCCTCTGTATTCTTGCCGTCTGGCAGTGACACGAGTCACGTGTCAAAGCGTACTGACGAGGAGTCATGCAAGTCCGACCACTGTCCTGCACAGTTCCACCAGAGGAGGAGTCTGCGGTGTCACATGCAAACGCACATGAACCAGCAGTTGTACAAGAATGATACCTGCCCTGCGAAGTTCAGCCGTATTGTGCACCGGCGGCTTCGCAAGCGAGCACACACTCGAGAAAAACTATACAAGTGTGATGCCTGCCCGGCAGAGTTCAGCCGGACCTGgcacctacagcgtcacaagcggacacacaggGGTGAGAAACCGaataagtgcgatctctgtcccgctgagttcagccagagcaagaGCCTGTTGGATCACAAACTGACGCACATGGGCGAGAAAACACAGAAGTCCAATGTTTGCCCTGCGGAGTTCGGTCGGAGAAGGAGCTTTCAGAAgcacaagtggacacacacgAGCAAGAAGCCATATAAGTGCGATGCCTGCCCAGCGAAGTTCAGCCATAACGAACATCTccagcgtcacaagcggacacacaccggcgagaaaccatacaagtgcgatgcctgCCCAGCAGCGTTCAGTGAgagagggaacctacagcagcacaagcggacccacacgggcgagaagccatacaagtgcgatgtctgccaagcgaagttcagccagagcgggcacctacagcgtcacaagcagacacacaaaGGCGAGAAACCAtataagtgcgatctctgtcctgctgggTTCAGCAAGAGCAAGAGCCTGTCAGATCACAAACTgacgcacacgggcgagaagccatacaagtgcgatgcctgCCCAGCGAAGTTCAGCCGTAACGAACACCTCCAgcgtcacaagcagacacacaccggcgagaaaccatacaagtgtgatgccTGCCAAGCGGAGTTCAGTGAGAGAgtgaacctacagcaccacaagcagacacacacgggcgagaagccatacaagtgcgatgtctgcccagcgaagttcagccagagcgggcacctacagcgtcacaagcggacacacaggagcgagaagccgtacaagtgcgatctctgtcctgctgggTTCAGCCAGAGCAAGAGCCTGTCGTATCACAAACTGACGCACACAGGCAAGAAAACATACAAGTGCAGTGTTTGTTCTGCAGAGTTCGGTCATAGAGGGAACTTACAGCAGCACAAactgacacacacgggcgagaagccatacaagtgcgatgtctgcccagcgaagttcagccagagcgggcacctacagcgtcacaagcagacacacaggagcgagaagccgtacaagtgcgatctctgtcctgctgggTTCAGCCAGAGCAAGAGCCTGTCGTATCACAAACTGACGCACACAGGCAAGAAAACATCCAAGTGCAGTGTTTCTTCTGCGGAGTTCGGTCAGAGAGGGAacttacagcagcacaagctgacacacacgggcgagaagccatacaagtgcgatgcctgCCCAGCGAAGTTCAGCCATAACGAGCATCTccagcgtcacaagcggacacacaccggcgagaaaccatacaagtgcgatgcctgCCCAGCGGCGTTCAGTGAGAGAGGGAACctgcagcagcacaagcggacacacacgggcgagaagccatacaagtgtgatgtctgcccagcgaaattcagccagagcgggcacctccagcgtcacaagcggacacacaggGGCGAGAAAtcgtacaagtgcgatctctgtcctgctgggTTCAGCCAGAGCAAGAGCCTGTCGTATCACAAACTGACACACACAGGCAAGAAAACATCCAAGTGCAATCTTTGCCCTGCAGAATTCGGGCAGAGAGGGAacttacagcagcacaagctgacacacaccggcgagaaaccatacaagtgcgatgcctgcccagcaaagttcagccagagcgggcacctacagcgtcacaagcggacacacaggGGCGAGAAACCGtgcaagtgcgatctctgtcctgctgaGTTCAACCAGAGCAAGAGCCTGTCGGATCACAAACTgacgcacacgggcgagaaaACATACAAGTGCAATCTTTGCCCTGCGGAATTCGGGCAGAGAGGGAacttacagcagcacaagcggacacataCGGGCGAGAAGACATACCAGTGCGATGCATGCCcggcggagttcagccagaacgGACAGCTCCAGCGtcacaagcgaacacacacCGGCGAGAAACCATACAGGTGTGGTGCTTGCCCAGCGGAGTACAGTGAGAGAAGGAGCctgcagcagcacaagcggacacacatgggtgtgaagccatacaagtgcgatgcccGCCGTGCTGACCTCTGCCTGAGGAGGAACCTACGGCAGCgtaagcggacacacacgggcgagatgCTATACatgtgtgatgtctgccctggtAATTTCAGCCTGAGCAGGAACCTACGGCAGCACAAGCAGGCaaacacgggcgagaagccataa